TGCCACTTAGTGGTAGGTAATCAATACTTTCACGCCAGCTAAGAACCTGTCCATGAGTGCCCAAAGGCCACATGCACATCCAAAGGTCAGTACCGCTCTATTCCGACTGGACATTACATTGGTTTTATTCAGAACATGAGTAAAATGTACTAAGAGATCTAAAACAAGTGTCATATAATTCCTATGTTAGATGCCAATGTGCCCAGACTTTGATCcagaagtattttataaaatatctgttaTATCAGCTGTGAAACTAGTATATCTTATACTGCCAAAAATCCTAATATAAAAGGATATTCTGCCTTAAAGCTTTGATTGTTCAAGTTTTAACAATTTTGAAACATCGGATTTTGTAAATATAGCTAGAACtacaaggggctcctgggtggctcaggcattgggcgtctgctttcggctcaggtcgtgatcccagggtcctgggatcgagccccgcattgggctccctgttctgctgggagcctgcttcttcctctcccactccccctgcttgtgttccctctctcgctggctgtctctctctctgtcaaataaataaataaaatcttaaaaaaacaaactataagcTATTAACAGTACCCCTCATAAAGTTGTTGAATTAGATGATGCACATAAAGGACTGAACaccatattaaataaatattatttaataaataataaataaataataaataataaattttattatttatttattattaaaaataataaataaataaatattaaataaataaataaataaagctgttactAATTATTACGTTACACTGgaaggagcagtggggagagagacACTGTGCAATGCCCCTCCCAACCTCATGTCCTTCTAGCATCATTAACATGGGGGGACGAATCCCACAGCTTGCCCGTGGGCATACAGCTAGTAGCTGGCAGCTGAACTGGGGGCTGCCCGTGTCTAAAGCAGAACTGTAGGGCCTCCCTAATCTAGAAATGGCAGTCAGTGAGACCTGCCTTCaaagaattaagtgagataacgTGTGACAGTTTCCTGGCACATACATCTCTCCAATGTGGGTGGTGGGCCGTGTGAGCACCAAAGTCCCTTCCAGACAGAACTAACATTCTTTGCTCCTGTGAGCCTTCGGTTTGCTGGAGGCTGGCTCAGGCATGGTGAGGATTTGGCTCGAGACCCTCAGGTACACTGCCAAGGTGGCGACGATCGCGTAAGTCATAGGGGACACAGCTGCTCCCATGTCTGTTCCACTCTGGGAAGCTATACCTTGACCAGGTTTTAGTCCTATGACTCCCAACTCCGATGTTCTTCCCACTCAAACCCTAGAAGCGTGCGGTACGTCTGCTTCCTACTGCGGCTACCTTGTGTTTCTATTTATTGTCACTTTGTTTTTGTGCCCAGAAACAGTTCACACTAAGGATTCCACTTTCGAAACCAAATGTCACCATTATCTAATCCCAGCTGAATAGGCCCCCCTGTGAATCTCACTGCAGGTCCATTTTAAATTTACCAGGTTCCAGGAATGACTGGCAGAAGGTAAGCCATGCAGGGGCCCCTACGGATTGGCAACTCCTGAGCACAGTGAGTCATAGACACTAAGGAGGAGTCTTGCAAGGCTGGACCTGTTTGGATTCATCACAGACACAAGCACACATAAACCAGCTCCACGTTACAAAGGGGTTCAGCCTGTGGCACTCCCCAAAATAACCACTACGGATAACAGAATTATCTGGCGCAAATGAGAGGATTCAGCAGCACCTTTCTCTACCACAGGAAAGACAGGTGAATCTGGTTTCAGAAAAGCAAAGATTATACAAGACCTGCCCAGAACGGGGacagtggggaaaaactggagAAGGTAGTAGACAGGCTCAGGGGACATGCCTCTTAGTGCTGGTGCTGATGTCCTCAGCCCATCTCAATGTGTCCATGTGCAAGCCTCACAGGGCAGCAGGGGAGCTTCCTAGAAGGACTTAGGGTCTGGGTCTTCCATGAAGCATGAGTATGGTTGACCCGTTTGGTCTGGATAACGGAGGGCTGCATTTAATGGTTTTATGGCTCTGGCCCAAGAGAGCAAGCCCACTAGTAAGTCTGGAGTCAAAAGCAGTTTGTTTGATTAAGAAAAATAGTGTTATGCATGTGGGTGTTCCCAAATTACACAAGCTCCCTGGGCCAGTCAGGCAGATGGATTCTAGACTTTCGAAGTTAAAGAGTCAGAGTTGCTATTGTATCTATTACTTAGCACCTTGTAACTTTTGTCTTAGGTTTTTCAcgttatttaatcctcaaaagcATTCTACGGAGATCCTTGTTATTCcatccatttcacaaatgataaACCCAGATTCTAAATGAGTAAGACATTTGTTCAAGTCACATGGCTGATTGGAGTGGCCAGTATCAGCATTCATGTCAGATTTGCCCTAGTCAGAATGTGGTCTTTTAACAATGCGTCAACGATTATCAAAATGTGAGTACTCCCAGATGTCCAGGCAAGAAAATGAAGTTACCTGTCGGGCAAGAGTACAAGGGTGAATCGGGGGGCTGCCTCGTGCTTGTTTCCTGCGGCACAGTAGGCTGGGTTCCTGCAGTCTGCATTGCAGAAGTTGTAGCTACTGGAATGAAAAGAATAACTGTGCTCTCTTTGTAGAGGAAAATGCCCACCcccagcaaaaataaaaaacaaaactaaaaccagGAATCACCGTCAACTTCCCGGAGTGCCCACACCCAGCCATCCCCTGAAGGCATGCCTCGCCCCCACCCACTTCCATTCCTTCCAACTTCCTCTTAGAAAAGTCTTCAAAGAGGGCCCTGAGGCACCACTCCGCCATCTGGGCATGCCATTATCATGAAGAAATCTGATCTAGAAAACAATCTGGAGAGTTTATCAGGATCTAGGTTCTACTCCTAGGATCCGTCCAAAGCCTACAACAGCACACCTTACCTAGGACATCCAATTAAACTTTTAACCGTATAAGTGACGTTTCACTTCCAAGGAATAGGGCCTGGGAAATTGTGCTAATTTGCCCATCCCCCTTCACAACAGCCCAATCTAGATTTCCTGGCTTTATTCAAGTTCCCCATTATCCATCCAAACATTACAGCACAGAACACAGACTCACCATATTTAATGCCTTGAGGGCTCTTCAAGGTGACAACATTGTCCAAAGTCTGAACCTTGGTGATAATTAACAACTCTCAAAGCCACGTTCTTGGTGGACCATGACCTGGCTCCTTCTGCACTGGCATTCTGTTCACTCCTTTTCTAAGACTGATTTCCTGTGTTATCTGACTCATCTTCGGTTTTGCACCTAAAAGCCTCACTAAGACTTTTCCAGTACAAGGCTagatttccctttcctttctaaaatcactcctttattttttgtcaaGTATCTCACCTTACGTGCAGCGCTGGTCACTTGcctctttgtgtattttattaacattttaaatatttcacttttatgtattttcctcttagaGCACCACAAATTTTAGAGCAAGTTAGTGGTGCTGGCTGGACAAGAATTCCCAAACCTGGGCTTTTCTTACCTTTCATTGGTCTTTCTGTTCTCCCTTCCCCACAGTGGCCTTCACATTTCAACATCGCCCTTTCTTGTGTTCTGGactattttcctgcttctctctaATGCTCAAATCTATATCAGGATGTAGCTCTGTTTAAGAACTAAGAACAGGACAATGCAATGAAGTCAGGTGATCAGAAACTTTGTTCAACTTGGATCTGTGCAAAAGACCTcttgagcttaattttttttttccaagtttggGTCTTAGCAggcatctttcttttctccctgtttCTAAAACCTTACATCCAAACATTCCACAATATTTTAGGCAACTAGCGTACACAAGAGGCATGGAGCACAGGAAGAGCGTGGGTGTAAAGATAAAATGTCCCCACATTGGATCTGCTCCAGCGGGCACCTCCTTCCTGTTCAACTCAACTCAAACTCATGAGAAAACCATCAAGACAAGGATAAGGCTCAATGAATACTATCCCTGAGGAGGTCACATGGACATATAAGCCGACACTTGTCTTCTGAATCTTTGCTTTAAATATGCATGCTCACCAAACCCAGCCCACTAATCCACCCCCATTTGCAGGCACAAACTAAGTATTACAAAGCTAAATCAATATTGAGAAAGTCAACAGATTCTCTAGTGTCTCCAGCTGCCTCGAACGAACAGACCTGTTTTTCTTACAAACTCTTAGAGCTCTAAAATCCCAGTTTTAACCTAAAGCCCTGTCTTCCAAACTCAGCTCAAGGCCCAATCCTTCAGATTCCTCCTGATTAAATATACATATGGTTCAATAGGAGTCAGGGAAAGTCAATGTTTCATCAGATTTTTCTGGCTAAGAGGTTGTGACGTCTCTGTTACTCCTCAGAATCCAGCACTACCCCAATGGGTCAAAGAGTTTTGGAGGCTTTAAGAATCTCCACTAAAAGTTATCTTTTTAATCCTAGAGATAGAAGGTTTGAACCTTAACTTGTCCTCAGAATGGCAAGCTATTTCTCTACCTTTAAGTCAAATTATTCTCCATTTGTATTAAATCTAAGCTCTTATTTATCAGAAGTTTGAAGTATGAACCATGTggactgaatggaaaaaaaaagacatgtaagTTCTAAATCCCTGAAGCCTCCAAATCTGATGTTTACTTTTTCATCAGTATAAATAGCATCTTTTGCTATTTCCATGCTccataaataaattaaaggatGCTGGAAGCAAAACTGTGTAAGTAGATTGACTGCCCAGAGAAGACAGGGTAATCATATAAGGATTGTTCAGTGAGGATGTCAGATCAAGACAAATTCATCCAAAAGTAAGCTCAGTGCTCATGGTAGAAGGTACAATCCAGTCGTTAAAAGCACATGCCCCAAAATTCAAATTAATGGAGAATGAATCCTGATTCGAGTAGTTTCTATCCATGTAACTTTCCACAATGAACTCAGACCCTGTGCCTTAGTTCTCACAACTATAAAATGAGATTGAATCACACCGATAGTGCACAGGGGTTGTCATAAGAATTAAGCAATATAATatctgtaaagcacttagcatggcTCCTGTCACATAGCAAACAGAGTAAATGTTAACTTCACTGAAATCTCATCTCAAGTGGGGGTCTTCCTTCAGAACGGACTAGCTGATCTCTGCTCAGAGCTCCTTGCAAGGACAGAATTTCATTAACCTGACCCTTACTCTCTGGCATTCCCTACTTTTTCCTCAAACACCTGTGCTCAACTGGGCCAAATCCACGGCACCTTCATCAGATGTCGAAGATCAGTGGTCTGGTTTTTCGGGGATATTGCCAGCAATGAATGCCTTGGAGAATCTGACCAAAAGCTATGTGTCCCCTTCCTCTAAAAATGATTATATGTAAAAAGGTACATATAATTTAGGCCAGGTGTTCATGGACCCTGTGAAGCCCATGTTTGGAACCCAGGTAAGGACCCTTAGCTTACATTGTACTTCTGCCTTAACACAATGCCTTTGGATGGTCCACGTCCTCTCATTAGAAGACCCCTGGGCTCAAGAAACACATTTGTTTACCTGGCTTGACGTTCTGCGTGGGTGCTGGCGTTGAAGAAGTAGAGGTAAAGACCCTAGGTGACGTTGGAACATGGGTGACCTCAGCTGGAGTTGGAAACCAACATGAAAGCAAGGATTAATCAAGCAGCGAGAAACAAGAGCCTTGTGCTAGGCCTGTGTACTAATGCGACCAATGAGAGACTGTCCCCAGGCAGAATTAGGCACTAACCTTCCCTGAACTCGGAGTTCTTGGCCTTGGTCAACTAGAATCTGTGACAGAGGAGGGCTTGGAAGACAAACTTGCAAAAAGGAAGCAGCTGCATTAAAAGGTATATATTTGGGGAGATTCAGAGGTGAAAAATGTCACCTGGGATTTGCACTGAAGCACTTTGAGAAGACCAGTCATGCATATCAGATTTCTGTATCTTCATAAACATCTGTGAGGTAAGGAAAATGTCTAGAGCCTGGGGCTACCTTTATGCTCTCCAGGGTGAATGACTAAGACTTCACCAGTAGTTCCCAGACCTAGAAGTCTTACCAAATGAATAGCATTCAGTCCAGTCAGGCCTGCGGGTAGCATACCGACAGAGGGACCCGCGTCCTAAATGAGGACTAACTCACGCCCATTAGCATACGCTAGATAAATCACACAGATGATTTATACTTTTGGTTAGAAGGTAAACTAGACCTTTTAACACGGTTCCTTCCCACCTAAGAGGTAACAACAGCTGATAACGCTGACTTTCCAGATTCGCCGCGGTATATATAGGATTCCAAATCACTTAGTCAGGGTGTCAGCCAGACGGAGCTAAAACCAGAAGTTAGCCCgaacacagggcctggcacaaaaacaaaccagTGAAAGACTGAATCAAGAATGTATACTTTTGAACTCACTAGGCACCTTTTTCTCGGCCAGAAGTTTCCTTAAATTTCGACTTGACTAACTACAAAAGAAAATCTGTGTCACTTAAATAGGGTACAGTtggtttgaaaatttttctttccaaaagatcTGATTTAAGTTAGAATCTGAAGaggaaaaatcttttttcaacaaatatttgtgagtGTCTATTATATGCAGCATTAGTCCAAATGAGCAGAGATGAGCAACgtttctggaaagggccagacAGGAAATACTTTAGGCTTAGGAAACTTGCTCCACTCCACCTCTGGGGAAGCCACCATAGACAATCTATGTATCAAACGGGTATGGCtgctcaaataaaaatttatatagcaGCAGGCCTGTTTTGTAATCTGATCTAGCCCTGGGGCTACAGTTTGCTGACCTGATCTAAGGTGTAGTTGGCGACTTTCGAAAAGAGTACAATCCAATCCCCTCCTTCCAGTTTAAAATCTGATGGGGGGGAGCACACATGCAAAAAATCTGATCAAAGGACAGTAAGGGAAACAAAGAGGAGGTAACCTAATCAAATTGTCTAATGAACTTGGTTTCTTCAGTGGCAAATATTTTCCCTAGGCGTAAGCGAGGAAACTATAACTGTAGATGTTGGTGGAAAAAAGCCCAAAGAGAAGTTTTAAAGAGTAAGCTTAGGTGGTGAAAACTGCAAGCAAACTTAAGCCAAGAATTGGTTATTGGAGGCAGAGTCTCCTTGGCTCAGTTACAGACCCTCTTCCCATGTGACAGAGCACTGCCCTTGTAAGTGCCCACATGTTAAAGAATTTTGAAGCACTTTACAAGTGTCCTACTAATTTCTTGGCTATGTCAGTCCCTAACATTCAGCCAAACCAATAATAAACTTCACAAATCCAAAAAAATTGTAATCATAATCTCTTCTCCACATGCTGCTTCCTCGCATCTGTCTAGAGCACAGGATTATCACCGGCCTCTTTTGGCTTCCCTAAATTGCTTCCCACAGATGGTTTTCCCCACGGTCAGCTATTTTCTCCATCAAAACTGACCTTATGTCACTAGTtttcacaaaagaaacaaaccaagtcCAAAAGTTGGGAGATTGCAAAACCAAGTTcctcttaatttaaaaaggaaaaaaaaaaggaaagaaagagagaaagagaaagaagaaagaaagaaagaaagaaagaaagagaaagaaagaaagaagaagaagagaaagaaagaaagaaagaaagaagaaagaaagaaagaaagaaagaaagaaaaagaaaggaagaaagacagacacatagtTTATTAAGGCCACAGGTTTTGGATTCTATTGTCGATATCAGAGCTTAGCGGAAAGAAATTCATTAGGAGGGAACACCAGAAACCAGGAAATCCTGAAGAATCCACTCCATTCATCCAATGGTAAAGAAAATGAGGATGTTCACACCAAGACAGAGTTTTGGATTTCATCAAATTCTTAAAAGCAAGTGGTGAATAGTTATTGGGATGTAAATGTTTTCGTATTGCAATCAggtcactttaatttttaaacaagcaATTTTGTGATATGATATGAGATATGCTTCAAACAATCCcaggcagggcagaggaaggataACTACATATCCCTTTACGACGTATATACAGCTAGACTGAGTTGACAATTGTTCTAGCTGGGGGTTATACCTACTTGGCAAGACCTGctttatatgtttgaaattctcaaaatagttttaaaatgttaaggacatttaaaaattcttctaaaacatcatctcagagaaaaaaaaaagggcagttcTTTAACTTGACCAAATTTAGCTTGATAAAAATGTTCACTCTGTTTCACAATGAAACACTGGATGCTTTTCCACGAACCGACTAGCGTTTTTGAAGCCCTGCTTTAGGAGATAGTTTGCTGGCTGGGAAGGTCCTTTTGCCTCCGGTCTTGCTCACAATGGGTCTGAACACTTCATTTTATACAAATAGAAGTTATTCTATTTCCCAGCAGTTAACTGAAAAACAAGATTGGAGGAACCTCcccttttcctattaaaaaaagagaacgtTACTACCAAACTGGAAACATCTCAGCTCACCCACGTGAAGTGATCAGAGGCAGACGGAAGACAAGCTCACCTGGCTTTATCTCCAGTGATAGGGTGAGTTTCATATCATTGAACCACCCCTTGTGCTCAACACGGCAACAGTACAGACCCCTGTCAGTCTGGGCCACATTCTCGATGGTCAAAGACACGTTCCCTCTTGAAAGGTTTCCCTTTAGCTTATAACGCGGGTGCTTCTGAACGGTGACATGCGATCCGTTAGTCCAGACCACTTCATCTGAGCAATGGGAGAGGGGACATGCCCCTCGGCCCCAGCACATGGTTGTGACCCCATTAGCTGTCGAATAGGTGCAGGGTAGTGTGATGGAATGACCCACCACTCCAATCACTTGAGTGTAAGAAACTGCAGCATCTGTAAGGAAAGACAAAACAGAGCATGAGGACTcaatcttttaattttacatttatttttacttttttctttttttgtttaaagattttatttatttattcgacagagatagagacagccagcaagagagggaacacaagcagggggagtgggagaggaagaagcagactcccagcggaggagcctgatgtggggctcgatcccagaacgccgggatcacgccctgagccgaaggcagacgcttaaccgctgtgccacccaggcgccccttcacttttttctttttatatagttTATTTCACTTGTAATCATAGGACTTTGtgtcttcaatttaaaaaatgtactataAGCGTTTTTACATTAACAttatttaaaagcattatttatttgatatcggtagataaaaatataaacttttttttcctgtatttagGATTGTTTTCTAATGGCACAGATGTCTAAGAGAAAAATTACCAAGACAAAGGGCAGTGATATTTTCGGTCTCTTGATGAACATGGCCAAACTTCTTTCTACAACGTTTGAACCAAATGACACCCCCATAATACATGAGTGTGTATCTCACTCAATGTCGGACAGGTAGACGCGCTTATTAAAGAGGTAATGCATACATGtggctttccccctcccccagattcGATTGCTGTCTCAATAGAAATATGGTTGAAAAATTCTATtgcatttaaagttttaatttttatggcaACTTTGTAAACTGCTATTGCAAGGGAAGTCACCTCACAACACCTCTCATAAGAAAAGCAGAGCTAGTGTTTTGTTTACAATATTACTGGctttcatttgcaacaacatggatggagctagagagtatatataatgctaagcaaaataagtcagtcagaggaagacacatatcgtatgattttactcatatatggaatgtacgaaacaaaataaatgaacaaaggaaaaaaagagagagcaagagagatcaaccaagaaacagactcttaactacagagaacaagctgatggttaccagaggggaggtgagagagggatggatgaaacaggcgatggggattaagagcacacttatcgcGATGAATGCTGCGTAATATATggagttgaatcactatattgtacacctgaaactaatagtatgttaactataccggaattaaaataaaaaacttaattttaaaaagtattattggTTTAAAGGCAGAAGTCTAGTAAACTCTTCAGAAATCAACTTTTAGACAATgcatttctaggggcacctgggtggttcagtaggtgaagtgttcgactcttggttttggctctggtcatcgtctcagggtcatgagatcaggccctgcgttaggctctgcactcggtGCAGAGTTGGCttgtaattctctctctccctcatcccccccCACCATCACACTCTCtatccctctctaaaataaataaataaaatctttttcaaaaaaaagaaaagaaaatgggtttcTAATACTTCTAGGAGGAGTTGAGGTTTACCATGGGCTTTAGAATCAGTCTAAAAAAATCCAGTATGGACCCCTTCTCGTAAGTTGGTAAGAGCCCCACAACTGAGCGAGGCCCACTTCCCCTGTGAAAACAGAGAATTGGAAAATAATCATGTACTAAATTATgccacttaaaaaacaaaaacaagaagtcTCTCCTGGAACAGTGGCATAAAAACCCTATCGTGCCAAATGCAGTCAAGGTAGCCCTTAAAAGAAATCGGAAATTCACCAACCACTCATCTTTAGAATTGGACTATGACTTTGGGAAATGCTTTGGGAATAAAAATGCTCATTgttacataaaataagaaaatgactttttcaCTGAATTCTTATATCATTTTGCCTAATATCATTTTTggattataaatataatatatgctAATCATAAAAATCAAGTTATACAAGTTATAATAAGAAATGAACTTTCCCCATAATCTGACTTCTggaaattactgtttttaaaatttcagattatGTCTATTCCTAACTTTCCCCTCTATCTCATGGAAtgcttgaaataaaatatttttaaaagaaatagttgcacatcatttaaaaaaaaaaccaaaggacaCAAGATAGTTCGATGAAGGACGAGTCTCTTTTCCATCTTAGCCCAGTCTTTTCTCCCCATCGCCTCCCACCCATGCTAACACTGTTAATGTATTTAACATACACTTGAGTAGTCAGTCCATGCTTACACGACTATCTACCCgctcctttttgtttgtttgttcaaacacaaatggcaagatatgaCACAATCTTCGGCGTTGTGCCCGGTTCACTTACCCATGCATTTTGCAATTCGCAGCATTTAAGCAATTTCTTTTGAGTAAGATTTAGCCTGGTTCTTTGCCCACTAGTTGACCCACTAGCTTCCACCAAAGCCCAAGCATATCCATCTTCCTACACCATACTCACACATCTCCTACACTCCCATCCTCAGGGCTTCCAGACCAGGCCACCTAGTCGCTTACCTGTCAGAAGTAGTATGAGGCTGGAGATGGCTACCCAAGGTTGCATGATGGTAACGgcctgaaagaaagagaaagcagactgGTAGGTGTGCCCCTCACCAGATGATCTTGAAACAAGTCTTAACTCCCAGTTTGCAACTTCTCCTTTCACCCTGACTGGCTGAATCACATGAGCCTGCCCCGTTAGCAATGAGAGACCAAGCACAACAGCTTCGGGTCTCGGTTGGCTCAGGGGTGGCTGACGGTCCTGCACCTTCCAGCAGACAGCAGCCCCTTGGGTTCGGCTCCTTCCCCACAGAGTCCACACTGACTCCTGATGCCGACACAGGGGATGAAGGAGCAAACGGGAAGGAAACCAGAGGCAGGTTCGAAGAGGGGAACATCACAGCAAAGCCTAGTCTTCACTTACCCTTGGCCTCTGAGATGAGCATCAGCTGGCCCGTTGGTGAGTGCAGGGTACTCTGGGCTCTATGGCTCCAAAGATCAGTTCCCAGTCTTCGTCATACTGTCAGGTTTGCCAGTAGCAAGAATTAAGCAAGAACGTGAATCACTGTGCCCAACCATTCGTGTTACAGGAAGCCATGACTCAGACCACATCTTACTGAGTGATGACAGGAGAATGCTTCAGGAAGCAGATTCGGGCCATAAtcgggttcagatcccagctctgccacctgtgAAGCTGGGGATCCCTGGGGTTACTGAGCGCCTCCAAGActtgatttcctcatttgtaaaaatagcATGAAACATACTTGCTCTGTCTCCCTCAAAGGATTGTTATAATGAGCAAAACGGATGTAGGAGAACTTTGAAAATGAAACCTAAATACGCATTAATGCTAAGCAAGGTTTTTGGAGACCTGCATAGCGGGCTCTGTGCACTTAATCCTTGCAGATCCCCTCGGGCAGGTGTTGCTACTAACCACATTcaaggaggaggaaactgaggcttggggaggtTAAGTGAGCTGAGGATCCAGCCCAGGTCTTCTGACTTTTGCTCTTAATTATTAAGCCATACCAGTATGTGTAAGCCTGCCAAGTACTTCGTTAACTGCCCTTCTGCTCTGAAGATTCAGTAACTTCCTCCCAAGGACGCACTGACGCTCCATTTCTAGGCGCGGTCCATCACAGGCTCCGGAGCCGTGGAGGGCGGGCTGGACATACTGCGGCACTGGGTCCTGGGCTGCCAGGAATGCGAACCCCGGGCTCCGGCAGTCTCCACGCTTGGAGAAAGACCTCAAGCCTGATGCTACAAACTGGTGACCCGAAGACTATATTTGGCCCACAGAGGTACTTTGTACCATGgtgtttaaaaattcatttcttaattaATGGCC
This region of Ursus arctos isolate Adak ecotype North America unplaced genomic scaffold, UrsArc2.0 scaffold_15, whole genome shotgun sequence genomic DNA includes:
- the HAVCR1 gene encoding hepatitis A virus cellular receptor 1 isoform X3 yields the protein MQPWVAISSLILLLTDAAVSYTQVIGVVGHSITLPCTYSTANGVTTMCWGRGACPLSHCSDEVVWTNGSHVTVQKHPRYKLKGNLSRGNVSLTIENVAQTDRGLYCCRVEHKGWFNDMKLTLSLEIKPDGNGTVTQSSDGLWHSNQTHASLAQNPWMTTSKGLYIGLCVTAAVLLTVLVVMVTKKYLCIRNKPEQLNMVSLNDPRTGALQSAAEVGVRAEDNIYIIEDNLYVMD
- the HAVCR1 gene encoding hepatitis A virus cellular receptor 1 isoform X1: MQPWVAISSLILLLTDAAVSYTQVIGVVGHSITLPCTYSTANGVTTMCWGRGACPLSHCSDEVVWTNGSHVTVQKHPRYKLKGNLSRGNVSLTIENVAQTDRGLYCCRVEHKGWFNDMKLTLSLEIKPAEVTHVPTSPRVFTSTSSTPAPTQNVKPVATTSAMQTAGTQPTVPQETSTRQPPDSPLYSCPTDGNGTVTQSSDGLWHSNQTHASLAQNPWMTTSKGLYIGLCVTAAVLLTVLVVMVTKKYLCIRNKPEQLNMVSLNDPRTGALQSAAEVGVRAEDNIYIIEDNLYVMD
- the HAVCR1 gene encoding hepatitis A virus cellular receptor 1 isoform X2, whose protein sequence is MQPWVAISSLILLLTDAAVSYTQVIGVVGHSITLPCTYSTANGVTTMCWGRGACPLSHCSDEVVWTNGSHVTVQKHPRYKLKGNLSRGNVSLTIENVAQTDRGLYCCRVEHKGWFNDMKLTLSLEIKPVATTSAMQTAGTQPTVPQETSTRQPPDSPLYSCPTDGNGTVTQSSDGLWHSNQTHASLAQNPWMTTSKGLYIGLCVTAAVLLTVLVVMVTKKYLCIRNKPEQLNMVSLNDPRTGALQSAAEVGVRAEDNIYIIEDNLYVMD